The region TGGACACAGGCTTTTAAATCTGTTTGCTATGAGCAAACCCGAGCAGAGAGTAGATAACAGGTCGGGCAGGACTGGAGCCAAGACTCCTCTCTTCTGTCCGAGGGATCAGCTACACTGTACTATGCACTCAAAATCAGCTAGAGAGTGGGATCTGGCCATGGTCCTCAtgatcatagtatcatagaatcaccgaggttggaaaaaacccacaggatcacccagtccaaccatccacccaccaccaactgttctcactaaaccatgtccttcaacacaatatccaaatgttccttgaacacctccagggttggtgactccaccacctccctgggaagcccattccagtgcctaaacTACCAGTCCATCTTTTTGTTCATCAAGTGTGCATTAAGATCTTTTATACCAGGCTTCACCTTTGAGGAAAGCTTTGTGCCCATGGACGTGTTGTAACCAACTCTTACTTTCTAGGTACAGCAATAAGGAAAGAAGTAAGGGCTGTCTGAAATCCACACCTGAATGgctacttctgtttttattatccATAGCGGTTAGTTCAAGCATTTTGCTATTAACACTCAAGTTAGAGTTATTTCCCACACCAAGCCTGATGCCTGGCTCAGCTTGCAGCCCATAGGATGTATTGATCACAAAATGCAATAACATTCATGATGGTAAATGAAGAGTAAAAACACTTTTCCTCTTATCTGAAATGAGAAGCGTATCCACATTTCATCTGGGACAGGattgattttttccttcacagtatCTGGTGTGATGCTTttgtgttttggctttaggaggaAACCAGCACTGATAACTCAGCGATgttttagctgttgctgagcagtgctgcgcagagccaaggacatttctgTTCTCAGCTTCTTGCTGTCCTGACAcggaggggctgggggggcacaaggaggagggaagggatggaACCAGGACAGTTGACCTTAAATAGCCAAAGGAATAACCCATACTATATGGCATCATGCAAGGCTGGGCATGGGttggtgggggtgggggggagggggggagaaatTTCTTGTGCCCCATTTGttttacttatatatatataacataacAAAGCATTTACTGAACAGGCAAACATGTTAGCTCCATTTCTCCACTATAGAAGACTGTAGAAAGGTGGAATTGAAGACACGTAGCAATGCATCACACACTGAACACATGTTTAGAGATAAAATCACCAGCTGACACTTTTATACTTTGTCATAGCCATAGCTGAGAGAGGTCCCAGATTCACAAGGCACCAAGGTTACATCAATTTACATTGCTGTATATTATATATAGGGGAGCTCTTGATGAAttgatgaagcagcacagacagtGCTCAGCAGAAAGCATCCCGCACACAGAGCCACTCGGTAagcctgcagccctccccatcccccTACTAGtagagcacagtgaggaggaggaggagggggatgaggagcatccccagcaccaGCAGGCTGGGGAGTGTACTGGTGGCAGGGGGGGCTTCACGGGTCCTCGTGGGCTTCAGCGTCCGGTCCCACTGGGTGAAGATGGCTTTCCTGGCCCCACTCCACTTCCCTGGTCCCGTCAGGCGGAACTGGTAGGGGGTGCAGGGGCCGAAGAAGACCTTCAGGGCCAGTAGTGGGTCTGTCAGCAGAAGCTTGAGCACGTTGGGCTTCGCACCGATGGCTGAGGTCAGCTCATTCATGTAGGTGATATAATCGGTCTGCAGCGTGTTGCTTGTCCCGAACCTTTGAGAGAGAGGGTAGAAGAAGAGAGGGACTGCTTTAGATCTCCTTATTTCTCTCGACATGACATCATCTTGTGTTCTTGCTGCTTGAGGGGACCCTGTAGCAGCAGCCAGGATGGGCAGGGAGGAAATCCTCCTTAAATTCAGACACATTCAGTGCAGGGTCAAAATAGCACGAGGATTTGGCAGAGAACACAGACAGCTTTCTGTGCTTGGCAGCCATCTTTTCCCATGACATTAATGCAAGGGACAGGAAATCTGCTCCCCCACAGAGCCTTGAGAAGGGGATGATGTGCCCCTTGTCAGCCTGGGGAAGGTGGCAcctgtccctgctgtcccctaAAACTGGGGAGCGGTGCTGGACTGGGGCATGGCCACacatcactgctgctggtggtggtgagGGGATCTGGCTCCCACAGCAGCGCTGTGCTTTGGAACTTCCTGCAACGCAACAGTTtctaaaaacaacagaaaacattgCTTGGGCCAGATTCAGCTTTGACCGTCCTCATATTGGCAAAGTATTGCTTCACTATAATGTGAGATACGAGCAAAGAGGGGTAAACAAGACCTCTGTGTActttatgaaacaaaaaaatgttactgaagAATGAGAATGAGGGAATGTTCAGTTTTTGCTGGGGCctcaatttctgtgttttttccagACCAATAACACTCTACAAAtgctgcaaagcagcattttcagaCAGGAAATCTTACCATCACAGATTTTCTGCACAGATTTGCCCAATTCAACCACCCTGGGGCGGGTGGAAACCTGAGAACTGACACCAAGGAAGCTGGGTACGACCTTCCTGTGTTGGTCCCATTGGGTTTGCTCATCTGGGTCATGAACGGAGCAGTTCAGAATGGTCTCCTTGCTAGGAGCTtgcccctgctgcagccctccccatgCCCACATCCAGCCCACCCAGGCTGAGAAGACAGCAAggtttttcctcctccttcctgggCAGCGTCCCATGAACTGCACCTACCATCTGATCTTACTCCTCTTCTTCTCCTCTATGTCCTCCAGCATCTCGTTGACTGAGGGGAGAGTGCAGAGCCCTGGAAAGAACAGGAGGAGTGTTGGCAAAGGGTGATGATGCCCAGGAgatccctcctgcagcaggtgggGTCTGTAGGGGTCAGTTGAATCCTTGGGCACTTCTCTTCCCTTGAGCTTGGATCAAACTTGGGCATCAGGGTTGTGATAAAACAGATCCCCCTGTCCTTTAGGATGTGTGGCGATGCCCAGATAGCTGCCCCACCACAGGGACCTCACTGACATCTACGGGTGGTTGATAAGTGACCTATTCTCCATGGCACAAGGCAGCCCATCCCGGGGAGAACCTGTTGCTGGTATTTCCAGCACTCATGTGCTGCCCTCATTTTTAGTTGGAATCTGTGTAATTGCTGATGGGAAATGCTACTTCCCATTTAGGGACCTTAGCTCATTCACCTACCCTGAAACACCTTGACTGCCCAGCGGCACTGGACATCTGCTGTCGGGATGGCGGATCCAAAGGACTGGACCAATCCAATGACTGCCATGGTTGGCTTCTCCAACTTAGGAGGAACAATGCATTTGTAGAGGGTAGCCTCGTTGTTCTTGCTTTCGATGATGGATTCATCCTCCATGAAAGGAAAGGAGTGAGAGTAACCAGTGGCAAAGATAACCGCATCGAGGTCGTCCTGCACAGTCCCATCTTGAAACAAGACTGATGTTTCTCTGAATTCCTTCACGTTTGGCTTTATCAGCACCACACCACAGGTGATGCGGCTCAGGATGTCATCATTCAACACCGGTTCCCTGCGGGATGATCTGCAAGGAAAAAGCCTAagttggctgctgctgctggccctgtACAGGCTTGATACCACCCTGCCTGGGACCAGCACTTCTGGCTTTGGGAACAGATAGCCTCATGCTTACCCATCCACCGGCATTAGGCCAAAATCCTCATGTTTGTACTGCTGGTTCATGCTCCTGACATAGAGCCAGTCACTGACTGCCTTGGGGAGAAAGTTGTCCAGCCACGTCCAGAAGCGGGTGATGAGCAGCATGTCCCAGGGGTAGCCGAAGTTCCAGACACGGCTCATCACCCAGGAGCCTCTTCGGGAGCTCAGGTAAACCTGAGGGGGGATGGTGAGGCAGGGTTGAGCCACCCTCGTGGCGGCCATCAGCTCCAACCAGCCCTGGTTCAGGTCCCCATACCTGCGAGGCCACGGTGCTGAGCTCCACAGCAATGTCACAGCCGGAGTTGCCCAAGCCAACCACCAGCACCTTCTTCCCTCTGAACTTTTCTGGCTCCTTGTAGTCCCGGCTGTGTAAGTAGCAACCTTTAAACTTCTCTATCCCTGGGagcaggaagacagaaaggGATGTAAGTCATCAGTAAAGAAGTGTGGCTGCGTTAACCTTGGCTGCTCCCAttcctgcaggtgctgctggagcatgtCTGGGAGTTGCTCACAGCAGAGGGATGCTGCAAACCTGTAGATGGGTTTTTGTCTCTGGATTCATTCAATATTTAAACAGAGGGGAGCCCCAGCATGAGAGAACAGGATAACTTTGTGTGGTATTTGTGTGCCTTAAAGATACAACTCAGCATCATCACCCTGAGACACCAGACCAGCCACGTTCCATCCGCTTGGTGTGTCTTTGTGCCTTTGCGCCAGCAAGTGATGGAAAAGCAACTTAAATTTCTAAAACAGAAGGTGATGAAGGACACAATGGGAGTTTTCCCAGCCAGTCAGTGTCCCAAGACCATACCTCCTCCAAACAGACCCCCAGCACCAAATACTTCTTATCATAGGAAGTTTTCCCACTGCTGATCCTGTAAGCAGGAGCAAAGTTTGCGCACAGCATTTGCACTAGAAACCATGGAAAAAATGCCAAAAGAAGTGCTTTACGAAACCCTTTAGTGAAGAAACTTCTACTAAATGGAAACACTGCAATAATTTTTCCAGGAAATATTAGCATTGCCTCCAGTAAGAATGTCCCTGCTTTGACATGGTTTGGATACAGTCTTTTGTCTTAAATAAAAGTTTTGATTTCCTGAGCAGAGCTCACCCCTAAAACCAATCTttgatgctgaaaaaaaaaaccaaaacccaacatttGAATGTAAAGTGCACACCTGGCTGTGTGACGGCTGAATCACGTTCATATAGCTTACCTGGGAAGTGGGCAAGGGGGAGGTTTGGGTAGACATGGTGCCCAGTGCAAACCATAACAGCATCAAAAACCGCTGCCTCTTCCTTCCCGTCACTCCGTGTAACCACCTCCCACTGCCCCGTAGCACTGAAGTCAGGGCGCTTCCTTATCTTGGTGACTGTAGTCTTAAAGGAAAGGGATAAAGGTTTGGGAAGTGCTCCGGGTACCCCACTGCAGCCAGGCAGGCTCTGTCCTTTTCCCCACCAGAGACAAGGTCACAGACTTGGCAATTATTTTGGATAGAGAAAACCCACTGGTGTCCTCCCATTCCACGTGATTTTCCACCCTCAGAAGCAATGGTTTCCCCGTGATGACTGATCATTTGACACTACCCAACCAGCAGCTGGTGAGACCCAATTTAACAAAACCAACAAGACTTTCCCTCAGGATGTCTGCCGCAGGATTTTCTCTGAGACACAGCAGCAAAGTCCATCCCTCCTACCTTGAAGCGGATGTGCCGGAGGAGGTCAAAATGCTGTGCGTAGTCACGGATGTACTTATGGAGCCGTGCGTTGTGTATGTAGTTGGGGTAGTCATCAGGGAAGGGGAAGTCGGGGTAGCACATCATCTCCTTGCAGGAATTGGTGAAGACAGTGCGGTAGATGCTagctctgccttcctctggCTTTTCCTGGAGGAAGAGAGCTTCGGTTAGAGGGGTCACAGTCATGGGTACCCCAGGAAGTCATAAGCCACAGGCAAGAAGATGCTGAGCCAATCTGGAGATAACCTCACCCAATGTCATGACTTTGGGTCAGGAGAACTGACCCAAGAACACGACTAGGAGAACCTCAGTTCTGGGGACCTGAACCACAATGTCTGGCTCTCAGAGCAATGTCTTCACTTGCAACCCAGTTCCTCCCATGCTTTCTATGCCCTCCTTGTCTGGCCAGGTAATTCCCAGCCCGTCCTTCCACTCAGCTTCACCAACCAAGCCCAGAAAAAGGGGCACTGAGCACCCCAGAGGGTCATCACCAGCCCACTGCTTACCTTCCAC is a window of Gallus gallus isolate bGalGal1 chromosome 8, bGalGal1.mat.broiler.GRCg7b, whole genome shotgun sequence DNA encoding:
- the FMO3 gene encoding flavin containing monooxygenase 3 gives rise to the protein MVRRVAVVGAGISGLAATKCCLEEGLEPTCFEQSEDIGGLWRYTEKPEEGRASIYRTVFTNSCKEMMCYPDFPFPDDYPNYIHNARLHKYIRDYAQHFDLLRHIRFKTTVTKIRKRPDFSATGQWEVVTRSDGKEEAAVFDAVMVCTGHHVYPNLPLAHFPGIEKFKGCYLHSRDYKEPEKFRGKKVLVVGLGNSGCDIAVELSTVASQVYLSSRRGSWVMSRVWNFGYPWDMLLITRFWTWLDNFLPKAVSDWLYVRSMNQQYKHEDFGLMPVDGSSRREPVLNDDILSRITCGVVLIKPNVKEFRETSVLFQDGTVQDDLDAVIFATGYSHSFPFMEDESIIESKNNEATLYKCIVPPKLEKPTMAVIGLVQSFGSAIPTADVQCRWAVKVFQGLCTLPSVNEMLEDIEEKKRSKIRWFGTSNTLQTDYITYMNELTSAIGAKPNVLKLLLTDPLLALKVFFGPCTPYQFRLTGPGKWSGARKAIFTQWDRTLKPTRTREAPPATSTLPSLLVLGMLLIPLLLLLTVLY
- the FMO3 gene encoding flavin containing monooxygenase 3 isoform X1; amino-acid sequence: MWKEKPEEGRASIYRTVFTNSCKEMMCYPDFPFPDDYPNYIHNARLHKYIRDYAQHFDLLRHIRFKTTVTKIRKRPDFSATGQWEVVTRSDGKEEAAVFDAVMVCTGHHVYPNLPLAHFPGIEKFKGCYLHSRDYKEPEKFRGKKVLVVGLGNSGCDIAVELSTVASQVYLSSRRGSWVMSRVWNFGYPWDMLLITRFWTWLDNFLPKAVSDWLYVRSMNQQYKHEDFGLMPVDGSSRREPVLNDDILSRITCGVVLIKPNVKEFRETSVLFQDGTVQDDLDAVIFATGYSHSFPFMEDESIIESKNNEATLYKCIVPPKLEKPTMAVIGLVQSFGSAIPTADVQCRWAVKVFQGLCTLPSVNEMLEDIEEKKRSKIRWFGTSNTLQTDYITYMNELTSAIGAKPNVLKLLLTDPLLALKVFFGPCTPYQFRLTGPGKWSGARKAIFTQWDRTLKPTRTREAPPATSTLPSLLVLGMLLIPLLLLLTVLY